GGGCCGGGGTGGTCTCGGAGATCGTGGGCTAGCCCGTGCGCGACATCATCTCGCTCGCCTGCACGAACTGTCAGCGGCGGAATTATTCGACGACCAAGAACCGGCGGACGCATCCCGACCGGATGGAGATCAAGAAGTTCTGCAAGTGGTGCCGCAAGCACCACGTGCACAAGGAATCGAAGTAGCCTTCGGAGGCGTGTAGCTCTAACGGCTAGAGCACCGGACTCCAAATCCGGGGGATGGGGGTTCGAATCCCTCCACGCCTGCCAGATCGCGAGACTCATGAGGGTA
This is a stretch of genomic DNA from Candidatus Methylomirabilota bacterium. It encodes these proteins:
- the rpmG gene encoding 50S ribosomal protein L33; translation: MRDIISLACTNCQRRNYSTTKNRRTHPDRMEIKKFCKWCRKHHVHKESK